The following coding sequences lie in one Miscanthus floridulus cultivar M001 chromosome 9, ASM1932011v1, whole genome shotgun sequence genomic window:
- the LOC136482090 gene encoding heavy metal-associated isoprenylated plant protein 9-like, which produces MITMGEEVKKVEEVKVNDETKEEAPAAALEAEKQEAAAAPGGDEKAASNEPPPPPPPVILGIDLHCTGCSNKITRCILRCKGVEGVEMDMAKNMVTVKGIVNPYDICDRLRKRTMRNAIVISPPPPRPPTEADVAASPKEEPVIVHSQVNEVTTVELLINMHCEACAQQLHKKTLKMRGVQSAEANHDTGKLNVTGTMTQEAEDRGGGHGWICGRRNDKADDVLD; this is translated from the exons ATGATCACCATGGGAGAGGAAGTTAAGAAG GTGGAGGAGGTGAAGGTGAACGATGAGACGAAGGAAGAAGCACCAGCAGCCGCACTGGAAGCAGAGAAGCAGGAAGCGGCAGCTGCACCAGGAGGTGACGAGAAGGCTGCCAGTAACGAGCCCCCTCCGCCGCCACCCCCTGTCATCCTCGGCATCGACCTTCACTGCACCGGTTGCTCCAATAAGATCACGAGATGCATCCTCAGATGCAAAG GAGTGGAAGGCGTGGAGATGGACATGGCGAAGAACATGGTCACAGTAAAGGGGATTGTAAATCCATATGACATCTGTGATCGCCTCCGCAAGAGGACCATGCGGAATGCCATAGTCATATCCCCACCACCGCCGCGTCCTCCTACGGAGGCAGATGTAGCCGCTTCCCCCAAGGAGGAGCCAGTCATCGTCCATTCACAAGTGAATGAGGTGACAACAGTGGAGCTCCTCATCAACATGCATTGTGAAGCATGCGCACAACAACTGCATAAGAAGACACTCAAGATGAGAGGTGTCCAGAGCGCTGAAGCTAACCATGACACAGGCAAGCTCAACGTTACCGGAACCATGACACAAGAAGCCGAAGacagaggtggtggccatggATGGATTTGCGGACGAAGAAATGATAAAGCCGATGATGTACTGGACTAA